From the genome of Hymenobacter sp. PAMC 26628, one region includes:
- a CDS encoding TonB-dependent receptor, producing the protein MALFYRFRFCCFAFLVGLAAGPARAQPGSGPGATLRGTALDATTGEPLIGATVLLLQTAHGATAGLDGSFLLKNVPAGAAVVQCQSVGYAAQQQAVTLVAGQTLGVSFRLKASGQELAEAVVTGQADRESAQSARRSEQKADNVLNIISARTIELSPDVTVGNVVQRASGVSVVRNAGGDGQYAIIRGMDRRYNYTLVNGIKIPSPDPKNRYVPLDIFPAELLERLEVIKALTPNMEGDAIGGALNMVMKSAPDHLVVAATVAGGYSDLFATRPFAGFSTSGLAQQSPGQAHSADYVAKPGDLSNAALNYSSIKVPVNSLFGLTIGNRTRDGKLGLLVAGSLQSTYRGSDRLFYRPLGQPKPEPLPNTFTFDEIQRREYSLLQIRTGLHAKLDYVPNARNRVSLYSLLVRLDDAQHRHITTNDLGTGGDVPISDQSRFQRQQLWSETLQGDHTLLPRLTLNWSAVYGRATFDTPNQTDVTIVRATAANTQQGTFVQSSSHLWQHSFDQDVAGYANLSFAATDKLEFTAGGMVRNKDRTSTYDYYDLDAATTGTGTNNRQPFTSYDQARFVFNLDNGLQKSTDGNNYVANERITAGYAQAKILLADKLQILGGVRLENTNQHYDSQLPATQVGRSGTINYLDVLPSVHFKYLVNERQNLRLSYFKGITRPNLFELVPAINNLNNDYYTEAGNPYLKHTQADNIDLRYEYFGPAASQLLAGVFYKNIQNPIEYGFGARQALGVAPTTYFSQVSNNTFYYTPQNFGNAVNFGAELVFTKYIRNWGLTGNYTYTHSSITTTKRVYYRAADGTLTTAGEGQPTAEYPSAPTQTRPLQGQSDHIANLALLYRSEATGLHAQLAAVYTGRRINLVSPYKDLDQWQRATTQLDFSAEKKLPQHLTVFLKVTNLLNTPTVVEVLQAPTGGLLTAPEQTRADRILVQRDVYNRTYLLGLRYRLN; encoded by the coding sequence ATGGCGCTCTTTTACCGTTTTCGCTTTTGCTGCTTTGCGTTCTTGGTGGGCCTCGCCGCGGGGCCGGCCCGGGCCCAGCCCGGCAGTGGCCCGGGGGCCACGCTGCGCGGCACCGCCCTCGATGCCACCACCGGCGAGCCGCTCATCGGGGCCACGGTGCTGCTGCTGCAAACCGCCCACGGCGCCACGGCGGGGCTCGACGGCTCGTTTCTGCTCAAAAATGTGCCGGCGGGGGCAGCGGTGGTGCAGTGCCAGAGCGTGGGCTACGCCGCCCAGCAGCAGGCCGTTACGCTGGTGGCGGGCCAAACCTTGGGCGTATCGTTTCGGCTGAAGGCCAGCGGCCAGGAACTGGCCGAAGCCGTGGTGACCGGCCAGGCCGACCGCGAGTCGGCCCAGAGCGCGCGCCGCTCGGAGCAGAAGGCCGATAACGTGCTGAACATCATTTCGGCCCGCACCATTGAGCTCTCGCCCGACGTGACGGTGGGCAACGTGGTGCAGCGGGCCTCGGGCGTATCGGTGGTACGCAACGCGGGCGGCGACGGCCAGTACGCCATCATCCGGGGCATGGACCGGCGCTACAACTACACGCTGGTCAACGGCATCAAGATTCCCAGCCCCGACCCCAAGAACCGCTACGTGCCGCTCGACATCTTCCCGGCCGAGCTGCTGGAGCGCCTCGAAGTTATCAAGGCCCTGACGCCCAACATGGAAGGCGACGCCATCGGCGGGGCCCTGAACATGGTGATGAAATCGGCCCCCGACCACTTGGTGGTGGCGGCCACGGTGGCCGGCGGCTACAGCGACTTATTCGCCACCCGGCCGTTTGCGGGCTTTAGCACCAGCGGCCTGGCCCAGCAGTCGCCGGGCCAGGCGCACAGCGCCGACTACGTGGCCAAGCCCGGCGACCTTTCCAACGCCGCGCTCAACTACTCCAGCATCAAGGTGCCGGTGAACTCGCTCTTTGGCCTGACCATCGGCAACCGCACCCGCGACGGCAAGCTGGGCCTGCTGGTAGCGGGCAGCCTGCAAAGCACCTACCGGGGCTCGGACCGCCTGTTTTACCGGCCGCTGGGCCAGCCCAAGCCCGAGCCGCTGCCCAACACCTTCACCTTCGACGAGATACAGCGCCGCGAGTACTCGCTGCTGCAAATCCGCACCGGCCTGCACGCCAAGCTCGACTACGTGCCCAACGCCCGCAACCGCGTCAGCCTGTACTCGCTGCTGGTGCGCCTGGACGATGCCCAGCACCGCCACATCACGACCAACGACCTGGGCACCGGCGGCGACGTGCCCATCAGCGACCAGTCGCGGTTTCAGCGCCAGCAGCTGTGGTCCGAAACCTTGCAGGGCGACCACACGCTGCTGCCGCGCCTGACGCTGAACTGGTCGGCGGTGTACGGCCGGGCCACGTTTGACACGCCCAACCAAACCGACGTGACCATTGTGCGGGCCACGGCGGCCAACACCCAGCAGGGCACGTTTGTGCAGTCCAGTTCGCACCTCTGGCAGCACAGTTTCGACCAGGACGTGGCCGGCTACGCCAACTTGAGCTTCGCGGCGACCGATAAGCTGGAATTCACGGCCGGCGGGATGGTGCGCAACAAGGACCGCACCAGCACCTACGACTACTACGACCTCGACGCGGCCACTACCGGCACGGGCACCAACAACCGCCAGCCCTTCACGAGCTACGACCAGGCCCGCTTCGTGTTCAACCTCGACAACGGCTTGCAGAAAAGCACCGATGGCAACAACTACGTGGCCAACGAGCGCATCACGGCCGGCTATGCCCAGGCAAAGATTCTGCTGGCCGACAAGCTGCAAATCCTGGGCGGGGTGCGGCTGGAGAACACCAACCAGCACTACGACTCGCAGCTGCCGGCCACGCAGGTGGGCCGCAGCGGCACCATCAACTACCTCGACGTGCTGCCCAGCGTGCACTTCAAGTACTTGGTGAACGAGCGCCAGAACCTGCGCCTGTCGTACTTCAAGGGCATCACCCGTCCCAATTTGTTTGAGCTGGTGCCGGCCATCAACAACCTCAACAACGACTACTACACCGAGGCCGGCAACCCCTACCTCAAGCACACCCAGGCCGACAACATTGACCTGCGCTACGAGTACTTCGGGCCGGCGGCCTCGCAGCTGCTGGCGGGCGTGTTCTACAAAAATATCCAGAACCCGATTGAGTACGGCTTCGGGGCGAGGCAAGCCCTGGGCGTAGCCCCAACTACTTACTTCTCGCAGGTATCCAACAATACTTTCTACTACACCCCGCAGAACTTCGGCAACGCCGTCAATTTTGGGGCTGAGCTAGTATTTACCAAGTATATCCGCAACTGGGGCCTGACCGGCAACTATACCTACACGCACTCCAGCATCACCACGACCAAGCGCGTGTACTACCGCGCCGCCGACGGCACCCTTACTACGGCCGGGGAGGGCCAGCCCACGGCCGAGTACCCCAGCGCCCCCACCCAAACCCGGCCCCTGCAAGGCCAGAGCGACCACATTGCCAACCTGGCGCTGCTCTACCGTAGCGAGGCCACGGGCCTGCACGCCCAGCTGGCGGCCGTGTACACGGGCCGGCGCATCAACCTGGTGTCGCCTTATAAAGACCTCGACCAGTGGCAGCGGGCCACCACGCAGCTCGATTTTTCGGCCGAAAAGAAGCTGCCCCAGCACCTCACCGTTTTCCTGAAAGTGACCAACCTGCTGAACACGCCCACCGTGGTGGAGGTGCTGCAAGCGCCCACCGGCGGCCTGCTCACGGCCCCCGAGCAAACCCGCGCCGACCGCATCCTGGTGCAGCGCGACGTGTACAACCGCACCTACCTGCTGGGCCTGCGCTACCGCCTCAACTAG
- a CDS encoding thioesterase family protein: protein MARVKVSLPESFGFAVEIPVRITDLNYGAHLGNDALLSILHEARVQYLAHLGTAEFDAATRLGFIMADVAIEYKGEAFHGDVLRIEAGPLDLNKYGFDLVYCVKNQAGKEIARAKTGMLCFDYNTRKLRGLPAELAARLNLPAA, encoded by the coding sequence ATGGCCCGCGTAAAAGTAAGTTTGCCCGAAAGCTTTGGCTTCGCGGTGGAAATTCCCGTCCGCATCACCGACCTCAACTACGGGGCCCACCTCGGCAACGACGCGCTGCTAAGCATCTTGCACGAGGCGCGGGTGCAGTACCTGGCCCACCTCGGCACGGCCGAGTTCGACGCCGCCACCCGCCTGGGCTTCATCATGGCCGACGTGGCCATCGAGTACAAGGGCGAGGCGTTTCACGGCGACGTGCTACGCATCGAAGCAGGGCCCCTGGACCTGAACAAGTACGGCTTCGACCTGGTGTACTGTGTGAAAAACCAAGCCGGCAAGGAAATAGCCCGCGCCAAAACCGGCATGCTGTGCTTCGACTACAACACGCGCAAGCTGCGCGGGCTGCCAGCCGAACTGGCCGCGCGGCTGAACCTGCCAGCCGCCTAG
- the mnmD gene encoding tRNA (5-methylaminomethyl-2-thiouridine)(34)-methyltransferase MnmD, whose protein sequence is MNEPLSFEEAKIEVCTTADGSPTLYVPALDEHYHSRHGAAQESRHVFIEAGLGPLLAAGLGQHEPLQLLEVGLGTGLNALLTLEAAQAAGAAVAYTGYETVPLPPAAVGALAAQWASNPVLSRVFTELHTMPWGMPRMLTPNLLLAKKQQQIQAVALPASHYNLIYFDAFAPEKQPELWTEDIFHNLYYTAAPGAVLVSYCAQGQFRRNLRAAGWLTEKLPGPPGKREMTRARKPV, encoded by the coding sequence ATGAATGAACCATTGTCTTTCGAGGAAGCAAAAATAGAGGTGTGCACCACCGCCGATGGCTCACCCACGCTTTACGTGCCGGCCCTCGATGAACACTACCACTCGCGCCACGGCGCCGCCCAGGAATCGCGCCACGTGTTCATTGAAGCGGGCTTGGGGCCCCTGCTGGCGGCGGGCCTGGGGCAGCACGAGCCGTTACAGCTGCTGGAAGTGGGCCTGGGTACCGGCCTCAACGCCTTGCTGACGCTGGAAGCGGCTCAGGCGGCTGGCGCCGCCGTAGCTTATACTGGCTACGAAACCGTGCCGCTGCCGCCTGCTGCCGTGGGGGCCCTGGCTGCGCAGTGGGCCAGTAACCCGGTGCTTAGCCGAGTATTCACCGAACTGCACACCATGCCTTGGGGTATGCCCCGCATGCTGACGCCTAATTTACTCTTGGCTAAAAAACAGCAGCAGATTCAGGCCGTTGCCCTACCTGCTAGCCACTACAACCTGATCTATTTCGACGCCTTCGCGCCCGAAAAGCAGCCTGAGCTGTGGACCGAGGACATTTTTCACAATCTCTACTACACCGCCGCGCCCGGAGCGGTGCTGGTGAGCTACTGCGCCCAAGGCCAGTTCCGGCGCAACCTGCGGGCTGCTGGTTGGCTCACCGAAAAGCTGCCGGGGCCCCCTGGTAAGCGCGAGATGACGCGGGCCCGCAAGCCGGTGTAG
- a CDS encoding IS630 family transposase has product MGAACQQVRRLVPRIWRELCVRLSVSTLRRALRQAGYSWKRRRRSLKSQRAPHAFLAAQQQLAALHQAEQRGELAAYCADEVRFSRQAPVPCAWQLRGQPPVGLPAERGAGGGYSVRGFWRPADPHAPGRQHFMSFVSPTAFTTDPFVLAVADLLATRPQPTVLVLDNASIHKAGLVKDQLAAWAAQGLTLFFLPPYSPELNRIEILWRFCKHYGLTSDAYQTPLTLWQHVTDLLRAIGTPNHQITFA; this is encoded by the coding sequence GTGGGGGCCGCCTGCCAGCAAGTGCGCCGGCTCGTGCCACGCATCTGGCGGGAACTGTGCGTTCGGCTCAGCGTCAGCACCCTGCGCCGCGCTTTGCGCCAGGCCGGCTACAGCTGGAAGCGGAGGCGCCGCTCGCTCAAAAGCCAGCGCGCCCCCCACGCTTTTCTCGCCGCGCAGCAGCAGTTGGCCGCCCTGCACCAAGCCGAGCAGCGGGGCGAACTGGCTGCGTACTGCGCCGACGAAGTGCGCTTCTCGCGCCAGGCCCCCGTGCCCTGCGCCTGGCAGCTGCGCGGCCAGCCGCCGGTGGGCCTGCCGGCGGAACGCGGGGCCGGGGGCGGCTATTCCGTGCGGGGCTTCTGGCGGCCAGCTGACCCGCACGCCCCCGGCCGCCAGCACTTTATGAGCTTTGTCTCGCCCACGGCCTTTACCACCGACCCGTTCGTGCTGGCGGTGGCTGACTTGCTAGCCACCCGCCCGCAGCCCACCGTGCTCGTGCTCGACAATGCCTCGATTCACAAAGCCGGGCTGGTCAAGGACCAACTGGCCGCCTGGGCGGCGCAAGGCCTGACCTTGTTTTTCCTGCCGCCCTACTCGCCCGAACTCAACCGCATCGAAATCCTTTGGCGCTTTTGCAAGCATTATGGGCTTACTTCCGACGCTTACCAAACGCCGCTGACGCTCTGGCAACACGTCACCGACCTGCTACGCGCTATAGGTACCCCAAACCACCAGATTACTTTTGCCTGA
- a CDS encoding transposase family protein, whose translation MPPSARSTGRGPWWTGRRTTPAKKRLPRKNTLLADPTRYIHYLGPTTCGSTHDYHLLKNEFDANLGLRDLFALLADLGYLGLVTDYDLLPQSLPQRKPRRRKKRPDAALTAAQRTENAAHARRRVKVEHAISGAKRLGCVAQTGRNKSASFNDRLLALACGIWNWHLKKQREFI comes from the coding sequence ATGCCACCGAGCGCCCGCAGCACCGGCCGCGGGCCGTGGTGGACCGGGCGGCGGACTACTCCGGCAAAAAAAAGACTGCCCCGTAAAAACACCCTCCTTGCCGACCCGACCCGCTACATCCACTACCTGGGACCGACTACCTGCGGGTCTACCCACGATTACCACCTGCTTAAAAACGAGTTTGATGCCAACCTGGGCTTGCGCGACCTCTTCGCCTTGCTGGCCGATTTGGGCTACCTGGGCCTGGTCACCGACTACGACCTGCTGCCCCAGAGCCTGCCGCAGCGCAAGCCCCGACGCCGCAAAAAACGCCCCGATGCGGCCCTGACTGCTGCCCAACGAACCGAAAATGCGGCCCACGCCCGCCGCCGCGTCAAGGTCGAACACGCTATCAGCGGGGCCAAGCGCCTGGGCTGCGTCGCCCAAACCGGCCGCAATAAGTCCGCTTCGTTCAACGACCGGCTCCTGGCGCTGGCCTGCGGTATCTGGAACTGGCATTTGAAGAAACAAAGAGAATTTATTTAG
- a CDS encoding helix-turn-helix domain-containing protein encodes MNTITDDRQMRALTVRDMAAFCALAEPFAAGCQQEADARFTDQRPRKRKTGGGRKGVLSSPQQKLLFVLYYLKKYPTFDVLAATFGLPRSKACEHAHRLARALERTLRTQGVLPARAIDLLAQLQRVFAEVPVPLLDATERPQHRPRAVVDRAADYSGKKKTAP; translated from the coding sequence GTGAATACGATAACCGATGACCGGCAAATGCGGGCGTTGACGGTACGGGACATGGCCGCGTTTTGCGCGCTGGCCGAGCCGTTTGCCGCGGGCTGTCAACAAGAAGCCGATGCCCGATTTACCGACCAACGTCCGCGCAAGCGCAAGACAGGTGGCGGGCGCAAAGGGGTGCTAAGCAGCCCACAGCAGAAATTATTGTTCGTTCTGTACTACCTCAAAAAGTACCCCACCTTTGACGTATTGGCCGCCACGTTTGGCCTGCCCCGCTCCAAAGCCTGTGAACACGCCCACCGCCTGGCCAGGGCCCTAGAACGCACCCTGCGCACGCAGGGCGTGCTACCGGCTCGCGCCATCGACTTGTTGGCCCAGCTGCAACGGGTCTTCGCCGAGGTGCCCGTGCCGCTGCTCGATGCCACCGAGCGCCCGCAGCACCGGCCGCGGGCCGTGGTGGACCGGGCGGCGGACTACTCCGGCAAAAAAAAGACTGCCCCGTAA
- a CDS encoding LutC/YkgG family protein, whose product MSCSRERILAAARASQPTALSLPTVPPYDGEATVEKFSALLTSIGGGVVVLDGLPQLAEVIRQLYPANYRVASSLLPATVAVTSDVPIGQLASIDLAILRGELGVAENGTVWLPEPNMLHRALPTIAQHLVLVLNRRNIVATMHQAYAQVIDVGGYGVFLAGPSKTADIEQSLVIGAHGARSLTVMLY is encoded by the coding sequence ATGAGTTGTTCCCGCGAACGGATACTGGCGGCGGCGCGCGCCAGCCAGCCCACTGCTCTATCCTTGCCCACGGTGCCCCCCTACGATGGGGAGGCGACGGTGGAGAAGTTTTCGGCGTTGCTCACCAGCATCGGCGGCGGGGTAGTGGTGCTCGACGGCTTGCCCCAACTGGCCGAGGTGATACGCCAGCTGTACCCAGCCAACTACCGCGTGGCTTCGAGTCTGCTGCCAGCGACGGTAGCAGTAACGAGCGACGTGCCGATTGGCCAATTGGCTTCCATCGACCTGGCCATCTTGCGGGGCGAATTGGGAGTAGCCGAAAACGGAACCGTGTGGCTGCCCGAACCTAATATGCTGCACCGGGCTTTACCCACCATCGCGCAGCACCTCGTGCTCGTGCTAAACCGGCGTAACATCGTAGCCACCATGCATCAGGCATACGCGCAAGTGATAGACGTGGGAGGCTACGGCGTGTTTCTAGCAGGGCCGTCCAAAACGGCCGACATTGAGCAATCGCTGGTGATTGGGGCGCACGGCGCCCGCAGCCTCACGGTTATGCTTTACTAA